In Lycium ferocissimum isolate CSIRO_LF1 chromosome 11, AGI_CSIRO_Lferr_CH_V1, whole genome shotgun sequence, a single genomic region encodes these proteins:
- the LOC132037956 gene encoding anthocyanidin 3-O-glucosyltransferase 2-like — protein MSHSKFQYPVQAKNMEETKKTQLVFVPVPGMGHLIPTLEMAKLLIAREEHLLITVLIIKLPYDTKLSSYIESVSTNQNYNSQMKFVELPQDESMLQLLTNVNSFITFISSHKPQVKNSVTEILNSGSTRLGGLVIDMMCTAMIDVANEFGLPTYVFYTSSAAMLGLQLHLQCLRDDFDQDVTDYKDDPEAELSVATHINPFPAKCLPSIALDKEGGSTMYLDLSKRLREAKAIIINTFLELESHAVKSLSLDENIPLVYTPGPLLNLCVNNQDSSQQEILDWLDDQPASSVVFLCFGSLGSFNEEQIKEIAYALENSGCRFLWSLKKPLAKDGVFPVDYENPEDVLPDGFLKRTKETGKVIGWAPQVAILSHGAVGGFVSHCGWNSTLESIWFGVPLATWPIYSEQQANAFQLVKDLGVAMEIKMDYRKDLRGNNSNVIVKTEMIEKAIRQLMEPENEIRVKVKDMKEKSRLALKEGGSSYTSVGRFIKQVMDKTE, from the coding sequence ATGAGCCATAGCAAATTTCAATATCCTGTTCAAGCAAAAAACATGGAAGAAACCAAGAAAACACAATTGGTTTTCGTTCCTGTTCCTGGAATGGGCCACCTAATACCCACACTGGAGATGGCAAAGCTTTTAATAGCTAGAGAAGAACATCTCTTGATTACGGTCCTCATAATCAAGCTACCTTACGACACCAAGCTCAGTTCCTACATCGAATCAGTCTCGACAAACCAAAACTACAACTCTCAAATGAAGTTCGTTGAACTCCCTCAGGACGAGTCCATGTTACAGCTACTCACAAACGTTAACAGTTTCATCACATTTATTTCAAGTCATAAACCTCAAGTAAAAAACTCCGTGACTGAAATCCTGAATTCAGGATCGACTCGTCTTGGGGGCCTTGTTATTGACATGATGTGCACTGCAATGATAGACGTAGCCAATGAATTTGGACTCCCGACTTATGTTTTCTACACGTCTAGTGCTGCCATGCTTGGTCTTCAACTCCATTTGCAGTGTCTTAGGGATGATTTTGACCAAGATGTGACAGATTACAAGGATGACCCTGAAGCAGAACTTTCTGTGGCAACGCATATCAATCCATTTCCGGCTAAATGTTTGCCATCTATAGCATTGGACAAGGAAGGTGGTTCCACGATGTACCTTGATCTTTCTAAAAGGCTTCGAGAAGCTAAAGCTATTATCATAAACACTTTCTTGGAACTTGAATCTCATGCTGTCAAATCTCTCTCCCTCGACGAGAATATCCCACTTGTATACACGCCCGGACCCTTGCTAAACCTTTGTGTTAACAATCAAGATTCGTCTCAACAGGAAATTTTGGACTGGTTGGATGATCAACCTGCTTCATCAGTAGTGTTCCTCTGCTTTGGAAGCTTAGGAAGTTTCAATGAGGAGCAAATAAAGGAAATTGCATATGCTTTGGAGAACAGTGGATGTCGGTTCTTGTGGTCGCTAAAAAAGCCTTTGGCTAAAGATGGAGTTTTTCCAGTTGACTATGAAAACCCGGAAGATGTTTTGCCTGACGGGTTCTTGAAAAGAACGAAAGAAACCGGAAAGGTGATAGGATGGGCACCCCAGGTGGCAATATTGTCTCATGGTGCTGTAGGCGGCTTTGTGTCACACTGTGGATGGAATTCTACTTTAGAGAGTATTTGGTTCGGAGTGCCACTGGCAACGTGGCCAATATATTCGGAGCAGCAAGCAAATGCATTTCAATTGGTAAAGGATTTAGGGGTGGCAATGGAGATTAAGATGGATTATAGGAAGGATCTCAGAGGGAACAACTCGAATGTTATAGTAAAAACAGAGATGATAGAGAAAGCAATAAGGCAGCTAATGGAGCctgaaaatgaaataagggtGAAAGTGAAAGACATGAAGGAGAAGAGCAGATTGGCGCTAAAGGAAGGTGGCTCTTCATATACCTCCGTTGGACGTTTTATCAAGCAGGTGATGGACAAAACGGAGTAA
- the LOC132037958 gene encoding anthocyanidin 3-O-glucosyltransferase 2-like, with translation MKRVELVFIPGPGMGHLVSTVEMVKQLVDREDQLSITVLIMTLPRETKIPSYTKSLSSHYTSRIRLLELTQPETSVNMGSATHPMKFMSEFITSYKGRVKDAVADMFSSLSSVKLAGFVIDMFCTAMIDVANDFGVPSYLFYTSGAAMLGLQFHFQSLISQNVLSYLDSESEVLIPTYINPVPVKCLPGLILDNDEYSIMFLDLARRFKETKGIMVNTSVEVESHALKALSDDEKIPPIYPVGPILNLGGGNGGRGKEYDSIMKWLDGQPNSSVVFLCFGSMGSFEEDQVKEIANALESSGYQFLWSLRQPPPKDKLQFPSEFENLEEVLPEGFLQRTKGRGKMIGWAPQVAILSHPSVGGFVSHCGWNSTLESVRSGVPMATWPMYAEQQSNAFQLVKDLEMAVEIKMDYRKDFMTINQPVLVKAEEIGNGIRQLMDSENKIRAKVREMKEKSEAAIMEGGSSYVALGNFVETIMKS, from the coding sequence ATGAAGAGAGTAGAGTTAGTATTCATTCCTGGTCCTGGGATGGGTCACCTTGTATCCACTGTGGAGATGGTAAAGCAACTAGTAGATAGAGAAGATCAACTTTCCATCACAGTTCTCATCATGACACTACCCAGGGAGACAAAGATCCCATCATATACTAAATCACTGTCCTCACACTACACTTCTCGCATAAGGTTGCTTGAACTTACGCAACCTGAGACCTCAGTTAATATGGGCAGTGCTACTCATCCCATGAAGTTTATGTCTGAGTTCATCACCAGCTACAAGGGTCGCGTCAAAGACGCCGTTGCTGATATGTTTAGTTCGTTAAGCTCTGTGAAGCTTGCGGGATTTGTAATAGACATGTTCTGCACTGCAATGATTGATGTAGCGAACGATTTTGGAGTCCCAAGTTATCTCTTCTACACTTCTGGTGCAGCTATGCTAGGACTCCAATTCCATTTTCAAAGTCTAATTAGCCAGAATGTGCTTAGCTACCTCGATTCTGAGTCAGAAGTACTGATCCCAACTTACATTAATCCGGTTCCAGTCAAATGTTTGCCTGGGCTAATCCTAGACAATGATGAATATAGCATCATGTTCCTCGATCTTGCAAGAAGATTCAAGGAGACGAAAGGAATTATGGTGAACACTTCTGTTGAGGTTGAATCGCACGCTTTGAAAGCTCTCTCTGATGATGAGAAAATCCCACCAATCTACCCTGTTGGGCCTATACTAAACCTTGGAGGTGGTAATGGTGGTCGCGGAAAAGAATATGATTCGATTATGAAGTGGCTTGACGGGCAACCTAATTCATCAGTGGTTTTCCTCTGCTTTGGAAGCATGGGGAGTTTCGAAGAAGATCAGGTGAAGGAAATAGCAAATGCTCTAGAGAGCAGTGGCTACCAGTTCTTGTGGTCGCTAAGGCAACCTCCACCAAAAGACAAGCTACAATTCCCAAGCGAATTCGAGAATCTTGAGGAAGTCTTGCCGGAGGGATTCTTGCAAAGGACTAAAGGAAGGGGAAAGATGATAGGATGGGCACCCCAGGTGGCTATTTTGTCTCATCCTTCAGTAGGAGGATTTGTATCGCATTGTGGTTGGAATTCGACTCTGGAGAGTGTTCGTAGTGGAGTGCCGATGGCAACATGGCCAATGTATGCAGAACAACAGAGCAATGCATTTCAATTGGTGAAGGATTTGGAGATGGCAGTGGAGATTAAGATGGATTACAGGAAAGATTTTATGACAATAAACCAACCAGTGCTGGTGAAAGCAGAAGAGATAGGAAATGGAATTAGGCAGCTGATGGATTCAGAGAATAAAATCAGGGCCAAGGTGAGGGAGATGAAGGAGAAAAGCGAAGCAGCTATCATGGAAGGTGGTTCATCATATGTAGCTTTAGGTAATTTTGTTGAGACTATCATGAAGAGCTAA
- the LOC132038585 gene encoding receptor-like protein Cf-9 homolog gives MLRELHLDGVIISSSDWCLALSSSTPHLRVLSLRNCNISAALGPLLLNLHFHSVINLKGNNLSTTVPEFLANFTKLTSLSLSYCNLQGAFPNKIFKLPTLEYLDFSSNQHLTGNLPDEFQQNVSLRQVFLSYTSFAGSLPDSIVNLSTLTRLDLSACNFSGTIPSTIEDLTGYYLFLNDNHFSREVHQFPYASSSLLDTIDLSTDFLNGSIPLSFFRFEKLTVLLLSSNLFNGTFNLDMIKGLPSLTRLDLSYNSLKIDTNISNYTSIPLPQMRMLILVSCRLQNFPDLRNQSQLSYLDLSHNKIKGEIPSWIWRVRKEDLFHLNLSYNLLESLEKPYYIPTKIQIIDLHSNRIKSNLPISPESFMYVDFPINNFYDPIPPEIGATPSSLVFVSLAKNKLNGSIPHYPCNPIDFQVIDLSDNSLNSEIPSRLLQKSDYLSNNTLQGKVPRSLKNCVLLEVLNNGNNKIKDTFPCLLKKLHGKIPTALGSLTQLESLDLSTNQLSGRIPNELVNPTFLCVMNLSVNQLSGRIPRGKQLDTFSEDSYRGNTGQCCFPLKTTCTVIKEDELLQPTSHPKHEIDGEYISFALGSCLTFGIVIWLLLNSQRYNERVARALFRTFGEHVLGRSFQDKTFCGKKNKRRND, from the exons ATGCTTAGGGAACTTCACCTTGATGGCGTGATAATTTCATCAAGCGATTGGTGCTTAGCATTATCTTCATCGACACCTCATTTGAGAGTATTAAGCTTGAGAAATTGTAATATTTCAGCTGCGCTTGGTCCCCTCCTtctaaatcttcattttcattcagTCATTAATCTCAAAGGGAATAATTTATCCACTACAGTTCCAGAATTCCTAgcaaattttacaaaattgacATCCTTGAGTCTCTCCTATTGCAACTTGCAGGGTGCATTTCCTAATAAAATCTTTAAGCTACCAACACTTGAATATCTTGATTTTTCAAGCAATCAACACCTCACTGGTAATTTACCTGATGAATTCCAGCAAAATGTTTCGTTAAGGCAAGTATTCCTTAGCTACACAAGTTTTGCTGGTTCGCTTCCAGATTCAATCGTTAACCTAAGCACTTTGACCAGGCTTGACTTGTCTGCTTGCAATTTCAGTGGAACTATTCCATCAACAATAGAAGATCTCACAGGCTA TTATCTTTTTCTTAATGACAATCACTTCAGTAGAGAAGTCCATCAATTCCCGTATGCATCCTCCTCTCTTCTGGATACAATTGATCTGAGTACTGACTTTCTAAATGGATCAATCCCCCTATCTTTCTTTAGATTCGAAAAGCTTACTGTGCTCTTACTTTCTTCCAACTTGTTCAATGGGACCTTTAACCTTGATATGATCAAAGGGCTTCCTAGTCTAACCAGACTCGATCTTTCTTACAATAGCTTGAAAATTGATACCAATATCAGTAACTATACCTCAATTCCTCTTCCCCAGATGAGGATGCTGATATTGGTTTCATGCAGGTTGCAAAATTTTCCTGATCTTAGAAACCAATCACAGCTAAGCTACTTAGACCTTTCGCACAACAAGATTAAAGGGGAGATACCAAGCTGGATTTGGAGAGTTAGAAAGGAAGATCTCTTTCATCTCAATCTTTCTTACAATCTCCTGGAGTCTCTAGAAAAGCCTTACTACATACCTACCAAAATTCAGATCATTGACTTGCATTCCAACAGGATTAAGAGCAACCTACCAATCTCCCCAGAATCATTTATGTATGTGGACTTCCCAATCAATAATTTCTACGATCCAATCCCACCTGAAATTGGCGCTACTCCTTCTAGTCTTGTCTTCGTGTCGCTCGCCAAGAATAAACTTAACGGATCGATACCCCATTACCCATGCAACCCTATTGACTTTCAAGTTATTGATTTGTCAGACAATTCCTTAAACAGTGAAATACCTTCACGTCTATTGCAAAAGAGTGACTATCTCAG TAACAATACTTTACAAGGAAAAGTTCCAAGATCCCTGAAAAATTGTGTGTTGCTAGAGGTCTTGAACAACGGAAACAACAAGATTAAAGACACATTTCCATGCTTGTTGAAGAAATTACACG GAAAAATACCAACAGCCCTCGGAAGCTTGACTCAGCTTGAATCTTTAGATCTTTCGACGAACCAGTTAAGTGGAAGGATTCCCAATGAGCTTGTGAATCCCACATTCCTTTGTGTCATGAACCTGTCTGTTAATCAACTATCAGGAAGGATCCCAAGAGGCAAACAATTGGACACCTTCTCAGAAGATTCCTATCGAGGGAACACAGGGCAGTGTTGTTTCCCTTTAAAGACAACATGCACGGTTATCAAAGAAGATGAATTGTTGCAACCTACCAGCCATCCGAAACATGAAATTGACGGGGAATATATAAGTTTTGCCTTGGGATCTTGTCTAACTTTCGGCATTGTAATCTGGCTGCTTTTGAATAGCCAAAGATACAATGAACGTGTTGCTAGAGCTCTGTTCAGAACTTTTGGTGAGCATGTGCTAGGAAGAAGCTTTCAAGACAAAACATTTTGtgggaagaaaaacaaaagaag GAATGATTAG